The Magnetospirillum sp. XM-1 genomic interval CCACCCAGTACTTCGCCTATATCGAGGTGGGCGCCGAGTACAAGGACTGGCTGGGGCGCGATTCCGACCTGTGGCGCACCTACAAGGAGGTGGCCAAGACCGCCGACAACTTCGCCATGCGCCGGGTGCGGGTGAGGAGCCAGATCTTCCCGGTGTTCCGTGACCTGTTTTCCAAGGAACGGGGCGACAACGCCGCCTGGTCGGGCGGGGAGGAGGCCGAATCATGAGCGATTCCTCCCAGCTTCTGTTCACCGGCGCCGATTGGGATTTCGAGAAGGTCAGCCGGGCCTACGACGCCATCGAAAAGATCGCCAAGGGCGAGATGGGTCTGGTCACCTATCCCAACCAGATCGAGGTGATCACCGCCGAGCAGATGCTCGACGCCTATTCCTCCATCGGCATGCCCCTGATGTACAAGCACTGGTCGTTCGGCAAGCATTTCGCCCGCGACGAGACCCTCTACCGCAAGGGCATGCGCGGCCTAGCCTACGAGATCGTCATCAATTCCAGCCCCTGCATCAGCTACATCATGGAAGAGAATTCCATGGCCATGCAGACCCTGGTCATCGCCCACGCCGCCTTCGGCCACAACCACTTCTTCGCCAACAACACCTTGTTCAAGCAGTGGACCGACGCGCGCGGCATCCTCGACTACATGGAATTCGCCAAGAGCTACATCGCCAAGTGCGAGGAGCGCCACGGCCATGCGGCGGTGGAGCGCGTGCTGGACGCCGCCCACGCCCTGATGAGCCACGGGGTGCATAAATACCCCAGGAAGCGCACCCCCGACCTGCGCGACGAGGAAAAGCGGGCCGCCGAGCGCCGCGCCTATCAGGAGCAGATGTTCAACGACCTGTGGCGGACGGTCCCTAAGAAGGCGGCGGCCAAGATGGGCTCGCAGGAACTGGCCGAGCGCAAGCGGCGCTTAGGGTTGCCCGAGGAGAACATCCTCTATTTCCTGGAGAAGCTGGCGCCCAGGCTGGCCGACTGGCAGCGCGAGATCATCCGCATCGTGCGCAAGATCAGCCAGTACTTCTATCCCCAGAAGCAGACCAAGATGATGAACGAGGGCTGCGCCACCTTCACCCACTACACCATCGTCAACCGGCTGCACGAGATGGGCATGCTGTCCGACGGGGCCATGCTGGAAATCCTGCATTCCCACACATCGGTGGTGTTCCAGCCCGATTTCGACGACCGGCGCTATTCCGGCATCAACCCTTATGCGCTGGGCTTCGCCATGATGAACGACATCAAGCGCATGTGCGAGGAGCCCACCGAGGAGGATCGCGTCTGGTTCCCCGAATTCGCCGGCAACGGCGATGCCTACGGCACGCTGCGCCAAGCCTGGGCCGATTACCGCGATGAAAGCTTCATCCTGCAATACCTGTCGCCGGCCCTGATCCGCAAGTTGCGGTTGTTCAAGATCCACGACGAATCCGATAGCCCCCACATGGAGGTGGCGGCCATCCACAACGAGCGCGGCTACCGCGAGGTGAGGAAGGCGCTGGCGCGCAATTACGACATCGCCCATCTGGAGCCCGATATCCAGATCGTCGACGTGGACCTGGCCGGCGACCGCCGTCTGATCCTGCATCACTTCGTCGAGAACGGGCTGATGCTCGACGAGACCGAGACCATCCGGGTGTTGCGCCACATCGCCAATCTGTGGGGCTACGAGGTGCGGCTGCTGGAGATCGAATCCGGCACTGACGTGGTGTTGAAGACCTACGAGGACGTGGCGCCGGTGGCCGAGCTATAGGCGCGCCTTCCTCTCCGCCATCACCGCCAGGATATCGGCGACCCGGCGCAGCGCGGGCCGCCAGGACCCTGATCCATCGGCACGCAGCACCCGCACCGATGGATACCAGGGGCTGTCTTCCCGCTCCATCGGCCAGTGCCAGTCGAAGCCTTGGGGGGCCAGGGCGATGACCGGCTTGCCCAAGGAAGCGGCCAGATGAAGCTGGACGGTGTCGTTGCCCACCACCACGTCGAGCCCTGCGATCAACGCCGCCATTTCCGCCAGATCGGCCGGCTGCGGAATAGGGCATTCCACCAGGGCGTCGGCCCCGTCCACTGCGATGCGGCCCAGATCGTCGTCATCGGCCAGGGCGACCAAGGCGATGGCCGGATCAGCTCCCAGGTTCAGCATCTCGCCCAACGGGCAACTCCGCCCCGCCTTGCGGCCGCCCCAGGTCAGCCCCACCCGCAAGCGGTTGTCGCGCAGCGCGCGCCGGCCGCGACCGGCCACCAGATAGCCGGCCGAGCCAGAGGGGGAGGGCGCATCGCTTGCCGCCAGCAGGCCGGGAAGGGCCGTCAGGCTGGTGCGCAGCGAACACGATGGTAGTGGCTCGTCCTCGCCCACCGTCTGCTCGATGCCGGGCAACTCGGCCAGCAGAGGGGCAAGCTCGTCGGGACAGGCGATGGTGACCAGCGCCCCCCTGGCCGCCAGAAGGGGAAGGTAGCGGGCCAGCAGCAGGGAATCGGAGAGGTCGCCCGCCGCCTCCACCAGCAGGGGGGTGGCGATGATCTCGCCTCCGTCCCATTGCGGCAGGTCCGGCGCCCGGC includes:
- a CDS encoding SpoVR family protein, with the protein product MSDSSQLLFTGADWDFEKVSRAYDAIEKIAKGEMGLVTYPNQIEVITAEQMLDAYSSIGMPLMYKHWSFGKHFARDETLYRKGMRGLAYEIVINSSPCISYIMEENSMAMQTLVIAHAAFGHNHFFANNTLFKQWTDARGILDYMEFAKSYIAKCEERHGHAAVERVLDAAHALMSHGVHKYPRKRTPDLRDEEKRAAERRAYQEQMFNDLWRTVPKKAAAKMGSQELAERKRRLGLPEENILYFLEKLAPRLADWQREIIRIVRKISQYFYPQKQTKMMNEGCATFTHYTIVNRLHEMGMLSDGAMLEILHSHTSVVFQPDFDDRRYSGINPYALGFAMMNDIKRMCEEPTEEDRVWFPEFAGNGDAYGTLRQAWADYRDESFILQYLSPALIRKLRLFKIHDESDSPHMEVAAIHNERGYREVRKALARNYDIAHLEPDIQIVDVDLAGDRRLILHHFVENGLMLDETETIRVLRHIANLWGYEVRLLEIESGTDVVLKTYEDVAPVAEL